In Bradyrhizobium lablabi, one DNA window encodes the following:
- a CDS encoding SDR family oxidoreductase, protein MTETIKGSVVLITGASGAIAQALIAALTARGAAKIYAAARDISGLAASPHLVPIKMDVTSDDDVAKAAAAATDVTLLINNAGVNHNTSFMTAPSLAMAKEEIEANYLAPLRVTRAFAPALTKNRGAVLNILTILARVNLPFMGSYCASKAAGLSLTQGLRGELAPQGVRIAAAMPGAVDTRMTAMLPIPKMTTADAAAEILDGFEAGEEEIYVGEMARGLAQGLAHDPKAVERQLASPG, encoded by the coding sequence ATGACCGAGACCATCAAGGGTTCTGTCGTTCTCATCACCGGGGCCAGCGGCGCGATCGCGCAGGCGCTGATCGCAGCGCTCACCGCCCGCGGCGCCGCCAAGATCTACGCCGCCGCACGGGATATTTCAGGGCTCGCCGCATCGCCCCATCTGGTGCCGATCAAGATGGACGTCACCAGCGACGACGACGTCGCCAAGGCCGCCGCGGCTGCGACCGACGTCACGCTGTTGATCAACAATGCCGGCGTCAACCACAACACCAGCTTCATGACCGCACCCAGCCTCGCGATGGCCAAGGAGGAGATCGAGGCCAATTATCTGGCGCCGCTGCGGGTGACGCGGGCGTTCGCGCCGGCGCTGACCAAAAATCGCGGCGCCGTGCTCAATATTCTGACCATCCTGGCGCGGGTCAATTTGCCGTTCATGGGTTCCTATTGTGCGTCCAAGGCGGCGGGGCTGAGCCTGACGCAAGGGCTGCGCGGCGAACTGGCACCGCAGGGCGTCCGGATCGCAGCCGCAATGCCCGGCGCGGTCGACACAAGGATGACCGCGATGCTGCCGATACCGAAGATGACGACGGCTGATGCGGCGGCGGAAATCCTCGACGGGTTCGAGGCCGGCGAGGAAGAAATCTATGTCGGCGAAATGGCGCGCGGCCTGGCCCAGGGTCTCGCCCATGACCCGAAGGCCGTCGAGCGTCAATTGGCGTCGCCGGGCTGA
- a CDS encoding ABC transporter permease, which produces MRWGEIIRRLVLIPPTLVGVAVIVFVLLRVVPGDPIAMMIPPGATPADIERLRAFYGLDQPILQQFFTWFGQALSGDFGRSISVHQSVFELVRARLPATLELALLASLIAVMLGTIAALIGIQLRGKRAEWVVDGGVGVFLAIPDFLWALILLLVFGVLIPLLPISGRIDPEIDVNLRSNFYLVESLLTGRFDIAGALLPHMILPAVALALPFAALVARILKASLAEAEDQDYAQIARARGFSRPKILLREVFPNALIPTVALGGVQVTLLLGGTVLVERIFSYEGIGNMAIDAVINRDFPLIQGLILTFAVLFIALNFAVDLLVTLLDPRLRHG; this is translated from the coding sequence ATGCGCTGGGGCGAGATCATCAGGCGACTCGTCCTTATCCCGCCGACGCTTGTTGGCGTCGCGGTGATCGTCTTCGTGCTGCTGCGCGTGGTGCCCGGCGATCCCATCGCCATGATGATTCCGCCGGGCGCGACGCCAGCCGACATCGAGCGGCTGCGGGCGTTTTATGGGCTCGATCAGCCGATCCTGCAGCAATTTTTCACCTGGTTCGGTCAGGCATTGAGCGGCGATTTCGGCCGCTCGATCAGCGTGCACCAGAGCGTGTTCGAGTTGGTGCGGGCGCGATTGCCGGCGACGCTGGAACTGGCACTGCTGGCGAGCCTGATCGCGGTGATGTTAGGGACGATCGCCGCGCTGATCGGCATCCAGCTTCGCGGCAAGCGGGCGGAATGGGTGGTCGACGGCGGCGTCGGCGTCTTCCTTGCCATTCCGGATTTTCTCTGGGCGTTGATCCTGTTGTTGGTGTTCGGCGTGTTGATCCCTCTGCTGCCGATTTCGGGCCGCATCGACCCAGAGATCGACGTCAACCTCCGCAGCAACTTTTATCTCGTCGAAAGCCTGCTGACAGGGCGGTTCGACATTGCGGGTGCGCTGCTGCCGCACATGATCCTGCCGGCGGTAGCGCTGGCGCTGCCCTTCGCTGCATTGGTGGCGCGGATTCTAAAAGCCTCGCTGGCGGAGGCGGAAGATCAGGATTATGCGCAGATTGCGCGTGCCCGCGGCTTTTCGCGCCCAAAAATCCTGCTGCGCGAGGTATTTCCCAATGCGTTGATCCCGACGGTCGCGCTCGGCGGCGTTCAGGTCACGCTGCTGCTCGGCGGCACCGTGCTGGTCGAGCGCATCTTCTCCTATGAGGGGATCGGCAACATGGCGATCGACGCGGTGATCAACCGCGACTTTCCGCTGATCCAGGGTCTCATTCTGACCTTCGCGGTGCTGTTCATCGCGCTGAATTTCGCCGTGGACCTGTTGGTGACGCTGCTGGATCCGAGGCTGCGCCATGGCTGA
- a CDS encoding ABC transporter ATP-binding protein produces MTAVLSVHDLHVAIGHRENAANVLRGASLDVGAGEVRGLVGESGAGKSMLGRAVLGLLPANAVITAGTILFEGRDLVAMPEPERRSLLGRRIALIPQDPMTSLNPVKRVGGQIATLLRHHLALSRRDALARAEELLAEVAIREPRRVLELYPHEISGGMRQRVLIAMAFACDPSLVIADEPTTALDVTVQRQVLQLVERLRLRHGAAILFVTHDLGVVAKICRTMTVLHAGRVLEEGETADVLAKPRHPYTRALLAATPRADRPAEALRPVPPALIESLWAEAHRLDRQSAVAMS; encoded by the coding sequence ATGACCGCCGTCCTCTCTGTCCACGACCTCCACGTCGCGATCGGCCATCGCGAAAATGCTGCGAATGTTTTGCGTGGCGCCAGCCTGGACGTCGGCGCCGGCGAGGTGAGGGGACTGGTTGGCGAATCCGGCGCCGGCAAGTCGATGCTCGGGCGCGCCGTGCTCGGTCTATTACCGGCGAACGCCGTCATCACCGCTGGCACCATTTTGTTCGAGGGACGCGATCTCGTCGCGATGCCGGAGCCGGAGCGGCGCAGCCTGCTTGGCCGCCGCATCGCATTGATCCCGCAGGATCCGATGACCTCGCTCAATCCTGTAAAACGCGTCGGCGGGCAGATCGCGACGCTATTGCGGCATCACCTTGCGCTGTCGAGGCGCGATGCGTTGGCGCGTGCGGAGGAATTGCTCGCCGAAGTCGCGATCCGCGAGCCGCGGCGGGTGCTGGAGCTTTATCCGCACGAAATCTCCGGCGGGATGCGGCAGCGCGTCTTGATCGCGATGGCGTTCGCCTGCGATCCGAGCCTGGTGATCGCGGACGAGCCGACCACGGCGCTCGATGTCACCGTGCAGCGCCAGGTGCTGCAACTGGTCGAGCGATTGCGTCTGCGCCATGGCGCGGCCATCCTGTTCGTGACGCACGACCTTGGCGTGGTGGCAAAAATCTGCCGCACCATGACCGTGCTGCATGCCGGGCGCGTGCTCGAGGAGGGCGAAACCGCGGATGTATTGGCGAAGCCGCGTCATCCCTATACGCGCGCGCTGTTGGCGGCGACGCCGCGTGCCGACCGGCCGGCCGAGGCGCTGCGGCCGGTGCCGCCGGCTTTGATCGAAAGCCTGTGGGCCGAGGCGCATCGGCTCGACCGGCAGTCGGCGGTGGCAATGTCATGA
- a CDS encoding VOC family protein — MAISSLPAAADSIPGMRGHDHTGITVPDVKAATAFFTDVIGCSHAMSFGPFSDDKGTFMQDVVNVNPRAVIDEISMVRCGYGSNIELFQYQSPDQAKTLPKNSDIGGHHIALYVDDIDKAAAYLKEKNVKTMQGPIPIKEGPAAGQSILYFFAPWGLQMELISYPKGMAYEKDAKSVLWSTTEPMK, encoded by the coding sequence ATGGCCATCTCGTCGCTGCCGGCAGCGGCCGACTCCATTCCCGGTATGCGCGGCCATGATCACACCGGCATCACCGTGCCGGATGTGAAGGCGGCGACCGCCTTCTTCACCGACGTGATCGGGTGTTCGCACGCGATGTCGTTCGGGCCGTTCTCTGACGACAAGGGAACGTTCATGCAGGACGTCGTCAACGTCAATCCGCGCGCGGTGATCGACGAGATCAGCATGGTCCGCTGTGGCTATGGTTCCAACATCGAGCTGTTCCAGTATCAATCGCCCGACCAGGCCAAGACGCTGCCGAAGAACAGCGACATCGGCGGCCATCACATCGCGCTCTACGTCGATGACATCGACAAGGCCGCAGCGTACCTGAAGGAAAAGAACGTCAAGACGATGCAAGGGCCGATCCCGATCAAGGAGGGGCCCGCGGCCGGGCAGTCGATCCTGTATTTCTTTGCGCCCTGGGGCCTGCAGATGGAGCTGATCAGCTACCCGAAGGGAATGGCGTATGAGAAGGACGCGAAGTCAGTGCTCTGGTCGACGACGGAGCCCATGAAATAA
- a CDS encoding ABC transporter permease: MADLALDHAAAPPSRWIAGFRRGGPRLWIGAALVSILVLVALLAPLLAPHDPLEQDLLSAQLPPAWANGGDPAYFLGTDSLGRCVLSRLIYSAQTAVAVALIAATLAALIGIALGLIAGSFGGWVDQLTSRLIDVWMAFPPVLLSIVLAAVIGAGLTSVIAAIVVVDWTRFARVVRAETMVQLKRDYAAAARVIGLGRGGILRLEILPNLVPLVVTLLAVEMGIAILVEVILSFVGISVAGDTPTWGGMIAEGRQIVYQAPWIMALPIGCIIASVIGFNLLGDGLRALLDPVQRR; encoded by the coding sequence ATGGCTGACCTTGCCCTCGATCATGCGGCCGCGCCGCCGTCGCGATGGATCGCCGGATTTCGGCGGGGCGGGCCGCGGCTCTGGATCGGCGCGGCGCTCGTCTCTATTCTCGTGCTGGTCGCCTTGCTGGCGCCGCTGCTCGCGCCGCACGATCCGCTCGAGCAGGATTTGCTGTCGGCGCAATTGCCGCCGGCCTGGGCCAATGGCGGTGACCCCGCTTATTTCCTCGGCACCGACAGCCTCGGCCGCTGCGTGTTGTCGCGGTTGATCTACTCGGCACAGACCGCGGTCGCCGTCGCGCTGATCGCGGCAACGCTGGCGGCGCTGATCGGCATCGCGCTTGGGCTGATCGCCGGCAGCTTTGGCGGCTGGGTCGATCAACTGACCTCGCGACTGATCGATGTCTGGATGGCGTTTCCACCGGTGCTATTGTCGATCGTGCTGGCGGCGGTGATCGGCGCGGGATTGACCTCGGTGATCGCGGCCATCGTTGTCGTCGACTGGACCCGCTTTGCCCGCGTGGTTCGCGCCGAAACCATGGTGCAGCTCAAGCGCGATTATGCCGCCGCCGCGCGCGTCATCGGGCTTGGCCGCGGCGGTATCCTGCGACTCGAAATCCTGCCCAACCTCGTTCCGCTGGTGGTCACATTGCTGGCGGTCGAAATGGGGATTGCGATCCTGGTGGAAGTGATTTTGTCGTTCGTCGGCATTTCGGTGGCCGGCGACACGCCGACCTGGGGCGGCATGATCGCCGAGGGACGCCAGATCGTCTATCAGGCGCCGTGGATCATGGCGCTGCCGATCGGCTGCATTATCGCAAGCGTAATCGGCTTCAACCTGCTTGGCGACGGTCTGCGCGCGCTGCTCGACCCGGTGCAGCGACGATGA
- a CDS encoding dihydrodipicolinate synthase family protein — protein sequence MSDFHGVFPYLVSPVDADGKVRDGVLGRLCDDLIKSGVHGLTPLGSTGEFAYLNNTQRASVVQTTIEVAKGRVPVVAGVVSTSTADAVAQAKSYQKLGADGILAILEAYFPLQDAQIESYFRAIADAVDIPVVIYTNPQFQRSDLTLDVIARLAAHPRIGYIKDASTNTGRLLSIMNRCGDSIKVFSASAHIPAAVMLIGGVGWMAGPACIIPRQSVELYNLCKRKRWDEALTLQRKLWRINETFARYNLAACIKAGLAIQGYEVGDPIPPQAALTADERKAVEAVLREVG from the coding sequence ATGTCTGATTTCCACGGCGTCTTCCCCTATCTGGTCTCCCCGGTCGATGCGGACGGAAAGGTCCGCGACGGCGTGCTCGGCCGTCTGTGCGACGATCTCATCAAATCCGGGGTGCACGGATTGACGCCGCTCGGCTCGACCGGCGAGTTCGCCTATCTGAATAACACCCAGCGTGCTTCGGTGGTGCAGACGACGATCGAGGTGGCAAAAGGCCGCGTGCCCGTGGTCGCCGGCGTGGTCTCGACCTCGACGGCGGACGCGGTCGCGCAGGCGAAGTCGTATCAAAAGCTCGGCGCCGACGGCATCCTTGCGATCCTGGAGGCGTATTTTCCGTTGCAGGATGCGCAGATCGAATCCTATTTCCGCGCCATTGCCGACGCGGTCGACATTCCCGTCGTGATCTACACCAACCCGCAATTCCAGCGCTCGGATTTGACGCTCGACGTCATCGCGCGGCTCGCGGCGCATCCGCGGATCGGATACATCAAGGACGCTTCCACCAATACCGGGCGGCTGTTGTCGATCATGAACCGCTGCGGCGACAGCATTAAAGTGTTCTCGGCATCGGCGCATATTCCTGCCGCGGTGATGCTGATCGGCGGGGTCGGATGGATGGCGGGACCAGCCTGCATCATTCCGCGCCAGAGCGTCGAGCTCTACAATCTCTGCAAGAGAAAGCGCTGGGACGAGGCGCTGACGCTGCAACGGAAACTGTGGCGCATCAACGAAACCTTCGCGCGCTACAATCTCGCCGCCTGCATCAAGGCAGGCCTCGCGATCCAGGGCTACGAGGTCGGCGATCCCATCCCGCCGCAAGCCGCGCTCACGGCCGACGAGCGCAAGGCGGTCGAGGCGGTGCTGCGGGAGGTTGGCTGA
- a CDS encoding TetR/AcrR family transcriptional regulator, giving the protein MEQKKMRRPLAVRSQRKPKGSGQERREEIIAAAKELFMTEGFAKVTTRAIAEKAGLSQTGVYLYFPAKEDILKAIGDETHDAISAAFDRAAAKPGTPREIFRRLIHAYIDYGLSHPAEYHLTFTVGPDALTPMAKDFSRPLELQEAGARSFMRFRDHLTKLAPAGLMGDLDPMFATQMLWLVGHGAVSLLTTRSHFPWADKEKLIAALEDVMINGMAKMKARL; this is encoded by the coding sequence ATGGAGCAGAAAAAAATGCGCCGACCGCTCGCGGTCAGGTCTCAGCGAAAGCCGAAAGGGTCCGGTCAGGAGCGCCGTGAGGAGATCATCGCGGCGGCCAAAGAGCTGTTCATGACCGAGGGCTTTGCCAAGGTGACAACGCGCGCGATCGCGGAGAAGGCGGGGCTCTCGCAAACTGGGGTCTATCTCTATTTTCCGGCGAAGGAAGACATCCTCAAAGCGATCGGCGATGAGACGCATGATGCGATCAGTGCCGCCTTCGATCGCGCTGCGGCCAAACCCGGCACCCCGCGCGAAATTTTTCGACGGTTGATTCATGCCTATATCGATTACGGGCTGTCGCATCCTGCTGAATATCATTTGACCTTCACTGTCGGACCTGACGCGCTGACGCCGATGGCCAAGGATTTCTCGCGGCCGCTTGAACTGCAGGAGGCGGGCGCCCGCAGTTTTATGCGGTTTCGCGATCACCTCACGAAGCTCGCGCCGGCGGGTTTGATGGGAGACCTCGATCCGATGTTCGCGACCCAGATGCTTTGGTTGGTCGGCCACGGCGCGGTCTCGCTGCTCACCACCCGCTCGCACTTTCCATGGGCCGACAAGGAAAAACTGATCGCGGCCCTCGAAGACGTCATGATCAATGGCATGGCAAAGATGAAAGCTCGCCTCTGA
- a CDS encoding SDR family NAD(P)-dependent oxidoreductase, giving the protein MASESAASRRSLLTGAVAGVAGFAAGAVSAGAIVGSKKGPQVFVEGRARFKNKVILITGATSGIGAVAAKMFAAEGGKVAFCGRRTDRGAEVESEIKSEGGEAKYIRADVRIEDDVRRFVDTAAELYGGLDVCFNNAGITIEKPLHEYTAVEWDDVVNTDLRGNFLALKYEIPHLIKRGGGVVVVTASSNAIATNPKRSAYSAAKRGLVGMVQAAAQDYADNNIRINTLIPGTTDTEFVRRAAGMMSAPDPVWEAAVSVWAKSNVAVAHRLARPEEIAAAALMMASDEFTFMNGAQIVVDGGKTAHA; this is encoded by the coding sequence ATGGCCAGTGAATCCGCCGCCAGCCGCCGCAGTCTGCTCACCGGTGCCGTCGCGGGCGTCGCCGGATTCGCGGCCGGCGCCGTAAGCGCCGGCGCGATCGTCGGCTCGAAAAAGGGCCCGCAAGTCTTTGTTGAAGGCCGCGCTCGTTTCAAGAACAAGGTCATCCTGATCACCGGCGCCACCTCCGGCATCGGCGCGGTAGCGGCAAAGATGTTCGCGGCCGAAGGCGGCAAGGTCGCATTCTGCGGCCGCCGCACCGATCGCGGCGCTGAGGTCGAAAGCGAGATCAAGTCCGAGGGCGGCGAAGCAAAATACATCCGCGCCGACGTGCGCATCGAGGACGATGTGCGGCGCTTCGTCGACACCGCCGCCGAACTCTATGGCGGCCTTGACGTCTGCTTCAACAACGCCGGCATCACCATCGAAAAGCCGCTGCACGAATATACAGCAGTGGAATGGGACGACGTCGTCAACACCGATCTGCGCGGAAATTTTCTCGCGCTCAAATACGAGATCCCACATCTGATCAAGCGCGGCGGAGGAGTCGTCGTGGTGACGGCGTCCTCCAACGCCATCGCGACTAATCCAAAGCGGAGCGCCTATAGCGCGGCGAAGCGCGGTCTGGTCGGGATGGTGCAGGCGGCGGCGCAGGACTATGCCGACAACAACATCCGCATCAACACGCTGATTCCCGGCACCACCGACACCGAATTCGTCCGCCGGGCGGCCGGCATGATGAGCGCACCCGATCCGGTGTGGGAAGCGGCGGTCTCGGTGTGGGCGAAGTCGAACGTTGCGGTCGCGCACCGGCTCGCGCGTCCTGAGGAGATCGCGGCCGCGGCCTTGATGATGGCGTCCGACGAATTCACGTTCATGAATGGCGCGCAGATCGTGGTCGACGGCGGCAAGACCGCGCATGCGTGA
- a CDS encoding ATP-binding cassette domain-containing protein, whose translation MSDVLLRTGSLSFAYPERAGLFRRAASREVVKQVDLAVPRGSVLGLVGESGSGKTTLGRLLVRLLKPTSGGIQFDGLEIGGISEAEMRPLRARIQMIFQDPQSSLNPRLRLGVTLTRPLKVYGRIKGRRDQRDRAAALLDLVGLPTAFIDRYPHELSGGQRQRAGIARALALEPDFIVADEIVSGLDVSTQAHILLLLRELRARLGLTLVFISHDLSVVRVLCDDVAILHHGEVVEYGPVARIFSAPRDDYTRQLLSAIPLPDVEPGWLDDSSPFVPPQQQGSAA comes from the coding sequence ATGAGCGATGTCCTGCTCCGCACCGGCAGCTTGTCCTTCGCTTATCCGGAGCGCGCGGGATTATTCCGTCGGGCGGCCTCGCGCGAGGTGGTCAAGCAGGTCGACCTCGCGGTGCCGCGCGGCTCGGTGCTCGGGTTGGTCGGCGAATCCGGGTCAGGCAAGACCACGCTCGGCCGGCTTTTGGTGCGGCTGTTGAAGCCGACCTCCGGCGGCATCCAGTTCGATGGTCTCGAAATCGGCGGCATCAGCGAGGCCGAGATGCGGCCGCTCCGCGCGCGCATCCAGATGATTTTCCAGGACCCGCAATCATCGCTGAATCCCCGGCTGCGGCTCGGTGTCACGCTGACGCGTCCCTTAAAAGTGTACGGGCGGATAAAAGGGCGGCGGGATCAGCGCGATCGCGCGGCGGCGCTGCTCGATCTGGTCGGACTGCCGACCGCCTTCATCGACCGCTATCCGCATGAATTGTCGGGCGGCCAGCGCCAGCGCGCCGGGATCGCCCGGGCGCTGGCGCTCGAGCCCGATTTCATCGTCGCCGACGAGATCGTATCCGGCCTCGACGTCTCGACGCAGGCGCATATCCTGCTGCTCCTGAGAGAGCTGCGCGCGCGGCTGGGCCTGACGCTGGTGTTCATCAGCCACGATCTGTCGGTGGTCCGCGTGCTCTGCGACGACGTCGCGATCCTGCACCATGGCGAGGTCGTCGAATACGGGCCGGTCGCCCGGATCTTCTCAGCCCCGCGCGACGACTACACGCGGCAGCTGCTCTCCGCGATCCCATTACCCGACGTCGAGCCGGGCTGGTTGGACGATTCCAGCCCTTTTGTTCCTCCCCAACAGCAAGGATCAGCCGCATGA
- a CDS encoding xanthine dehydrogenase family protein molybdopterin-binding subunit, protein MNIFPGNMRFGAGQPVKRLEDRRLLTGKGQFIDDRPEEGALWLYVLRSPHAHAKIASIDTRAAADMPGVEAVYTGADLIADDIGTLPTLLVFKRPDGSPMTVPPRRLLAHEIVRFAGEPVAAVVATSRVAAQTAAEAVAVDYEVLPSVVDPVLATKPGAPAVWAEAPDNIVAAMSYGDAAAVEAAFAKAAHKISLDLVSQRLVPSAMEPRSTIAEIEKKSGRLILHVQSQTPGSTRDLLAEAVLKRPKESIRVLVGDIGGGFGQKTSLYPEDGIVAYAATKLARKIRWRGERTDDFVGGTHGRDLTSTGEFALDEKGRVLAYRVRSVGGTGAYLSGTGAIIPLVLGPFVQSGVYDLPLVHYEIKAVMTNTAPVGAYRGAGRPEGVFIVERLMDAAARQIGMDPRAIRKVNYIKPAQLPYTNAVGQVYDSGAFAHMLDRASKLADWDGFAARKRAAKKKGLLYGRGLTSYIEWTGGRAHTEKVSLHATAEGRVILHSGTMAMGQGLQTTYTQMVSDALGVPLDKIDVVQGDTDLATGFGSVGSRSLFVGGTAAVVSAIDLIAKAREKASQMLEASVEDIEYRDGMLTVVGTDKRIGLFEIAKKEAGSRLSVDSEGEVDGPSWPNGTHICEVEVDPETGITRVVRYTTVDDVGVAVNPMLVTGQVHGGVAQGIGQALYEGVSYDAEGQLLTASYQDYCLPRADDIPPIEVTLDGSAPCRTNPLGAKGCGESGAIGGPPCIANGVMDALSELGIKTLSTPLTPMKVWQAIRDAKAVGA, encoded by the coding sequence ATGAATATTTTTCCCGGCAATATGCGTTTCGGGGCGGGTCAGCCCGTCAAGCGGCTCGAGGATCGAAGGTTACTCACCGGGAAGGGACAGTTCATCGACGACCGGCCGGAAGAAGGCGCGCTGTGGCTCTATGTGCTGCGCTCGCCGCATGCGCATGCGAAAATCGCCTCGATTGACACCAGGGCCGCCGCCGACATGCCCGGTGTCGAAGCCGTTTATACGGGCGCCGACCTGATCGCCGATGATATCGGCACCCTCCCGACGCTATTGGTGTTCAAGCGGCCCGACGGCTCGCCGATGACGGTGCCGCCGCGCCGGCTGCTCGCTCATGAGATCGTGCGCTTTGCCGGCGAGCCGGTCGCCGCCGTGGTCGCGACATCGCGCGTCGCAGCTCAAACCGCGGCGGAAGCGGTCGCGGTTGACTATGAAGTGCTGCCCTCGGTGGTCGATCCGGTTCTGGCGACAAAACCCGGCGCGCCCGCGGTGTGGGCGGAAGCGCCCGACAACATCGTCGCAGCCATGAGCTATGGCGACGCGGCCGCCGTCGAAGCCGCCTTCGCCAAAGCTGCGCACAAAATCTCGCTCGATCTAGTCAGCCAACGGCTCGTTCCCTCCGCCATGGAGCCGCGCTCGACCATCGCGGAAATCGAGAAAAAATCCGGCCGGCTGATCCTGCATGTGCAGTCGCAGACGCCGGGCTCGACCCGTGATCTGCTGGCGGAGGCGGTGCTGAAGCGGCCGAAGGAAAGCATCCGCGTGCTGGTCGGCGATATCGGCGGCGGCTTTGGCCAGAAGACCAGTCTCTATCCCGAAGACGGCATCGTGGCCTACGCCGCGACCAAACTCGCGCGCAAGATACGCTGGCGCGGGGAGCGCACCGACGACTTCGTCGGCGGCACCCACGGGCGCGACCTGACATCGACCGGCGAATTCGCGCTCGACGAGAAAGGCCGCGTGCTGGCTTACCGGGTGCGCTCGGTCGGCGGCACCGGCGCCTATCTTTCCGGCACCGGCGCGATCATCCCGCTGGTGCTCGGGCCATTCGTGCAAAGCGGCGTCTACGACCTGCCGCTGGTGCATTACGAGATCAAGGCGGTCATGACCAACACTGCGCCGGTCGGCGCCTATCGCGGCGCGGGACGACCCGAAGGTGTGTTCATCGTTGAGCGCTTGATGGACGCAGCCGCGCGCCAGATCGGCATGGACCCGCGCGCCATCCGGAAAGTGAACTATATCAAGCCGGCGCAACTGCCCTACACCAACGCGGTCGGCCAGGTCTATGACTCAGGCGCGTTTGCGCACATGCTGGACCGCGCGTCAAAGCTCGCGGACTGGGACGGCTTTGCCGCACGCAAGCGAGCCGCCAAGAAAAAAGGCCTGCTCTATGGCAGGGGGCTCACCAGCTACATCGAATGGACCGGCGGGCGCGCGCATACCGAAAAGGTCAGCCTGCATGCGACCGCGGAGGGCCGCGTCATCCTGCATTCCGGCACCATGGCGATGGGGCAGGGGTTGCAGACCACCTACACCCAGATGGTGTCGGACGCGCTCGGCGTTCCCCTGGACAAGATCGACGTCGTGCAGGGCGATACGGATTTGGCGACAGGATTCGGCAGCGTCGGCTCGCGCTCGTTGTTCGTCGGCGGCACGGCGGCGGTGGTATCCGCCATCGACCTGATCGCGAAGGCGCGCGAGAAGGCTTCACAGATGCTGGAAGCGTCCGTCGAGGATATCGAGTACCGCGACGGCATGCTTACGGTGGTCGGTACCGACAAGCGCATCGGCCTGTTCGAAATTGCGAAGAAGGAAGCAGGCTCCCGGCTGAGCGTCGACAGCGAGGGCGAGGTCGACGGGCCGAGCTGGCCGAACGGCACGCATATTTGCGAGGTCGAGGTCGACCCGGAAACCGGCATCACGCGGGTCGTGCGCTACACCACGGTCGATGACGTCGGCGTCGCCGTCAATCCGATGCTGGTGACGGGGCAGGTTCACGGCGGCGTCGCGCAAGGTATCGGTCAGGCGCTGTACGAGGGCGTGTCCTACGACGCCGAAGGCCAATTGCTGACCGCGAGTTATCAGGATTACTGCCTGCCGCGTGCCGACGACATTCCGCCGATCGAGGTGACGCTCGATGGTTCCGCGCCGTGCCGCACCAATCCGCTGGGCGCCAAGGGCTGTGGCGAATCGGGCGCGATCGGCGGGCCGCCCTGCATCGCCAACGGCGTGATGGATGCGTTGAGCGAACTCGGCATCAAGACGCTCTCGACGCCGCTGACACCGATGAAAGTCTGGCAGGCGATCCGGGACGCGAAGGCTGTGGGGGCGTGA